The Methanothrix soehngenii GP6 genome has a window encoding:
- a CDS encoding tRNA (cytidine(56)-2'-O)-methyltransferase translates to MRAVVLRLGHRPERDKRITTHVGLVARAFGAEGMLLCGRDAHVEESLNDAARRWGGAFRLTPNASWKGEIVRWKESGGQVVHLTMYGSNLPDVIDEIRKSEDILIVVGAEKVPAEVYQLADWNVAVGNQPHSEVAALAVFLDRLFQGEELGREFEGGLKIVPSSRGKEVIYPEFSSKDEEGGDEKSEYGNEAADDGLDEDDDQIAPGADTSLLSW, encoded by the coding sequence GTGCGAGCAGTGGTTTTGCGTCTGGGGCATAGACCGGAGAGGGATAAGAGGATCACCACCCATGTGGGCCTGGTCGCCCGGGCTTTTGGAGCGGAGGGGATGCTTCTTTGCGGTCGCGATGCCCATGTGGAGGAGAGCCTGAATGATGCAGCCAGGCGGTGGGGAGGGGCCTTCCGTCTCACCCCGAATGCGTCATGGAAGGGAGAGATCGTTCGCTGGAAGGAAAGCGGTGGTCAGGTGGTTCACCTCACCATGTACGGCTCGAATCTGCCCGATGTGATCGATGAGATCCGCAAGAGCGAGGATATACTGATCGTGGTGGGGGCGGAGAAGGTTCCGGCAGAGGTGTATCAGTTGGCGGACTGGAATGTGGCTGTGGGCAACCAGCCCCATTCCGAGGTGGCGGCGCTGGCGGTATTCTTAGACCGGCTTTTTCAGGGCGAGGAGCTGGGCCGGGAGTTTGAGGGGGGGCTGAAGATAGTGCCCTCCTCTCGGGGGAAGGAGGTCATCTATCCGGAATTCAGCTCCAAGGATGAAGAAGGCGGAGATGAGAAGAGCGAGTATGGGAATGAGGCTGCAGATGATGGTTTGGACGAGGATGATGACCAAATCGCCCCTGGTGCAGACACCAGCCTCCTCTCATGGTGA